The following proteins are co-located in the Sphingomonas donggukensis genome:
- a CDS encoding TonB-dependent receptor plug domain-containing protein, whose product MKPYIRRRLLASTLLISAAALSTPAYAQVAEATETAPDAQQAPEAQVGEDIVITGSRIARPDLEVASPVNVIGSEEIALRQPNTAEDLLRELPSVRPNLGPAVNNGSDGSAAVDLRGIGANRTLVILDGRRIVPFGLDGVVDLNVIPTGLVERVDVVTGGASSVYGADAVAGVVNFITKRNFSGIQASGNYRVSELGDAVQYRGDLLVGANLDDGRGNVVLGLGYANRKAVLATSRKIAEIPIGSGTGTFLGSTGSVPAIFQSSLATTTNPNGLPTTGLGAVIDPATGSFRAATQADTFNTNLGTYFLTPLEQYNVYASGRYEVADNIEVYATGMFTRNKAELALASSGTFGNAYDLPLNNPYLPTTARNQLCAANGISVADCNAAAAVNTGTARTVRVIPSRRFAEYGPRGNPIESTMFQVQAGIRGDIVEGLKFDVSAQYGETNQNQARINWGSSSKVQQALLAYRNAAGQLVCSNTANGCVPLNVFGANGSITPDQIAFIDLDAQIRRLVSQKVITGSINGDLFNLTSPFANSPIAFSIGAEYRKLTASATPDAPSQIQGEVLGTGARTPPDFGTYDVREAFGEIIIPLIEDNFLYRASIEAGVRYSDYSTTGGSTTWKAGGTIEPIQGFKFRGMYQKAVRSPNIQELFQSPVQGLSNLLVDPCAGAAPTASRTLCEGTGAPAGTYGGISQPSSNQINVTTSGNPNLDVERATTYTLGAVIAPRFIPRFSLTVDYFNIKIRDLISAPSQNDILNGCYSTTLNPSQTLNGFCSLIRRNPLTGSLNGAGETPGVILGSSNLGRLQTAGIDVGFNYAIPLGNSELRLGFNGTWLDYYRIQATPLSIFRECKSYYSTSCTNARPEYKWNARASYDFGVPDVSLLWNHISKVRLEDIRPASLGLNDPGPGNTATAYNGILPQFRQVKSYDYFDLNVRFDVSDEFEFGLLVENLFDKKPPLLGNGVAGTAFNNGNTMPTIYDVIGRAYTISGKLKF is encoded by the coding sequence ATGAAGCCATATATCCGCCGCCGCCTGCTGGCGTCGACGTTGCTGATTTCGGCAGCCGCGCTGTCGACGCCGGCCTATGCCCAGGTTGCGGAAGCGACCGAGACCGCTCCCGACGCACAGCAGGCGCCTGAGGCGCAGGTCGGTGAAGACATTGTCATCACCGGTTCGCGCATCGCGCGTCCCGACCTGGAAGTCGCCAGCCCGGTCAATGTGATCGGCAGCGAGGAAATCGCGCTGCGCCAGCCGAACACGGCCGAAGACCTGCTCCGCGAGCTTCCGTCGGTCCGCCCGAACCTCGGCCCGGCAGTCAACAACGGCTCGGACGGCTCGGCCGCGGTCGATCTGCGCGGCATCGGCGCGAACCGCACGCTCGTCATCCTCGACGGTCGTCGTATCGTGCCGTTCGGCCTGGACGGCGTGGTCGATCTGAACGTCATCCCGACCGGCCTGGTCGAGCGCGTCGACGTCGTGACGGGCGGCGCTTCGTCGGTTTACGGCGCCGACGCTGTCGCTGGCGTGGTGAACTTCATCACGAAGCGCAACTTCTCGGGCATCCAGGCTTCGGGCAATTACCGCGTTTCCGAACTCGGCGACGCAGTCCAGTACCGCGGCGACCTGCTCGTCGGCGCGAACCTTGATGACGGTCGCGGCAACGTCGTGCTCGGCCTCGGCTATGCCAATCGCAAGGCGGTGCTCGCCACCAGCCGCAAGATCGCGGAAATCCCGATCGGTTCGGGCACCGGCACGTTCCTGGGGTCCACTGGTTCGGTTCCGGCGATCTTCCAGTCGAGCCTGGCGACGACGACCAACCCGAACGGTCTGCCGACCACCGGCCTCGGCGCGGTGATCGATCCGGCCACGGGGTCGTTCCGTGCGGCGACGCAGGCGGACACCTTCAACACCAACCTCGGCACCTATTTCCTGACGCCGCTCGAGCAGTACAACGTGTACGCGTCGGGCCGTTACGAAGTGGCGGACAACATCGAGGTCTATGCGACCGGCATGTTCACGCGCAACAAGGCCGAGCTGGCGCTGGCCTCGTCGGGGACGTTCGGCAACGCCTACGACCTGCCGCTCAACAACCCGTACCTGCCGACCACCGCCCGCAACCAGCTGTGCGCAGCCAACGGCATCTCGGTCGCCGACTGTAACGCAGCGGCGGCGGTCAACACCGGCACGGCGCGCACCGTGCGCGTGATCCCGTCGCGGCGCTTCGCCGAATACGGTCCGCGCGGCAACCCGATCGAATCGACGATGTTCCAGGTCCAGGCCGGCATCCGCGGCGACATCGTGGAAGGTCTGAAGTTCGACGTCTCGGCGCAGTACGGCGAGACCAACCAGAACCAGGCGCGCATCAACTGGGGTTCGTCGTCGAAGGTGCAGCAGGCGCTGCTCGCCTATCGCAACGCCGCCGGCCAGCTGGTCTGCTCGAACACGGCCAACGGCTGCGTTCCGCTGAACGTGTTCGGCGCCAACGGCTCGATCACCCCGGACCAGATCGCCTTCATCGACCTCGACGCGCAAATCCGCCGTCTCGTATCGCAGAAGGTCATCACCGGCTCGATCAACGGCGATCTTTTCAACCTGACGAGCCCGTTTGCCAACTCGCCGATCGCGTTCTCGATCGGTGCGGAATACCGCAAGCTGACCGCATCGGCGACGCCTGACGCGCCGTCGCAGATCCAGGGCGAAGTGCTCGGCACCGGCGCACGCACCCCGCCGGACTTCGGCACCTACGACGTGCGGGAAGCGTTCGGCGAGATCATCATTCCGCTGATCGAGGACAATTTTCTGTATCGCGCCTCGATCGAGGCAGGCGTCCGCTATTCCGACTATTCGACGACGGGCGGCAGCACCACGTGGAAGGCCGGCGGCACGATCGAGCCGATCCAGGGCTTCAAGTTCCGCGGCATGTACCAGAAGGCGGTTCGCTCGCCGAACATCCAGGAACTGTTCCAGTCGCCGGTGCAGGGCCTTTCCAACCTGCTCGTCGATCCGTGCGCCGGCGCCGCACCGACCGCTTCGCGCACGTTGTGCGAGGGCACGGGCGCTCCGGCCGGCACGTACGGCGGCATTTCGCAGCCGTCGTCGAACCAGATCAACGTCACGACTTCGGGCAACCCGAACCTCGACGTCGAGCGCGCCACGACCTACACGCTGGGCGCCGTCATCGCGCCGCGGTTCATTCCGCGGTTCTCGCTGACCGTCGACTACTTTAACATCAAGATCCGCGACCTCATCAGCGCACCGTCGCAGAATGACATCCTCAACGGGTGCTATTCGACGACGCTGAACCCGTCGCAGACGCTGAACGGCTTCTGCTCGCTCATCCGCCGCAACCCGCTGACGGGTTCGCTCAACGGTGCGGGCGAGACGCCGGGCGTCATCCTGGGTTCGTCGAACCTGGGTCGCCTGCAGACCGCCGGCATCGACGTCGGGTTCAACTATGCGATCCCGCTCGGCAACAGCGAGCTGCGTCTCGGCTTCAACGGCACCTGGCTCGACTATTACCGCATCCAGGCGACGCCGCTGTCGATCTTCCGCGAGTGCAAGAGCTATTACTCGACCAGCTGCACGAACGCGCGGCCCGAGTATAAGTGGAATGCCCGTGCCAGCTACGACTTCGGCGTGCCCGACGTCTCGCTGCTGTGGAACCACATCAGCAAGGTCCGGCTCGAAGACATTCGTCCGGCGTCGCTGGGCCTGAACGATCCGGGTCCGGGCAACACCGCGACCGCGTACAACGGCATCCTGCCGCAGTTCCGCCAGGTGAAGTCGTACGACTATTTCGACCTGAACGTGCGCTTCGACGTTTCGGACGAGTTCGAATTCGGCCTGCTGGTCGAGAACCTGTTCGACAAGAAGCCGCCGCTGCTCGGCAACGGCGTTGCCGGTACGGCGTTCAACAACGGCAACACCATGCCGACGATCTACGACGTGATCGGTCGCGCCTACACGATCAGCGGCAAGCTGAAGTTCTGA
- a CDS encoding 3'(2'),5'-bisphosphate nucleotidase CysQ, which translates to MTDAALARSIAEEAGRLLLSIRHSGATGRALGDAGDRAANTLILDRLRAARPGEFILSEESEDDPARCSARRCWVVDPLDGTAEYAAGRGDWAVHVGLSIDGVPAAGAVALPARGLVFDTEACAAAPPARVPPRIVVSRTRPPAEAVLLAERLGGELVPMGSAGAKAMAVVMGEADIYIHAGGQYAWDNCAPAAVALAAGLHVSRLDGTPLTYNRRETWLPDLLICSPAVAGTILAVLAEGGEG; encoded by the coding sequence ATGACCGACGCCGCGCTCGCCCGGTCGATCGCGGAGGAGGCGGGGCGACTGCTGCTCTCGATCCGCCATTCGGGCGCCACCGGGCGGGCGCTGGGCGACGCGGGCGACCGCGCGGCCAACACGCTGATCCTCGACCGGCTGCGCGCGGCCCGGCCCGGCGAGTTCATCCTGTCCGAGGAATCGGAGGACGATCCGGCGCGCTGCTCTGCACGGCGCTGCTGGGTGGTCGATCCGCTCGACGGGACCGCCGAATATGCCGCGGGCCGCGGCGACTGGGCGGTGCATGTGGGCTTGAGCATCGATGGCGTGCCCGCCGCCGGCGCGGTCGCGCTGCCCGCGCGCGGCCTCGTCTTCGACACCGAAGCCTGTGCCGCCGCGCCGCCCGCGCGCGTGCCCCCGCGCATTGTCGTCAGCCGCACCCGCCCGCCGGCGGAAGCGGTCCTGCTTGCCGAACGGCTTGGCGGCGAACTCGTGCCGATGGGCTCGGCAGGCGCAAAGGCGATGGCGGTGGTGATGGGGGAGGCCGACATCTACATCCACGCCGGCGGCCAATACGCTTGGGACAACTGCGCCCCCGCCGCCGTCGCGCTCGCCGCCGGCCTCCACGTCTCGCGGCTGGACGGCACGCCGCTCACCTACAACCGCCGCGAAACATGGCTGCCCGACCTCCTGATCTGCTCGCCGGCGGTGGCGGGGACGATCCTCGCGGTGCTGGCGGAGGGTGGCGAGGGGTAG
- the cysN gene encoding sulfate adenylyltransferase subunit CysN — protein MTRHAYRPDALIATDIDAYLARHQEKSLLRFLTCGSVDDGKSTLIGRLLYDARAIFDDQLSSLEADSKRVGTQGANIDFALLVDGLAAEREQGITIDVAYRFFATDRRKFIVADTPGHEQYTRNMVTGASTADLAVILVDARKGVLTQTRRHGFLAHLLGIRHIVLAVNKMDLIGWDQSAYDAIVADFAAFGTSIGMGQAVAIPISGLGGDNIASRSANTPWHDGPTLLDHLETVSIDSDDASPAAFAMPVQWVNRPNLDFRGFAGTVAGGSVRPGDRVRIVPSGRTSHVARIVTQGGDLDVAVAGQAVTLTLTDEVDCSRGDVIAAADDPPVVADQFAATIVWMDETPLLPGRGYWLKSGATTVSASVRAPEYAIDVNTLQHLSVKTLGLNDIGVADVQADRPIPFAPYADSRVLGGFILIDKLTNATVAAGMIEHALRRSQNVHWQAIEITREAHAAQKGQAPKLLWFTGLSGSGKSTIANLVEKKLHALGRHSFLLDGDNVRHGLNRDLGFSDADRIENIRRVGEVARLMTDAGLIVLTAFISPFRAERELVRAMLPEGEFVEVFIDTPLAVAEARDEKGLYAKARSGEIANFTGISSPYEPPEHPDIRIDTQRMSAEDAAELIVDRIVGMWMPVI, from the coding sequence ATGACCCGCCACGCCTACCGCCCCGACGCGCTGATCGCGACCGACATCGACGCCTATCTCGCGCGGCATCAGGAAAAGTCGCTGCTGCGGTTCCTGACCTGCGGCTCGGTCGACGACGGCAAGTCGACGCTGATCGGGCGGCTGCTGTACGATGCCCGCGCGATCTTCGACGACCAGCTCTCCAGCCTCGAGGCGGATTCGAAAAGAGTCGGCACGCAGGGCGCGAACATCGACTTCGCGCTGCTGGTCGATGGCCTTGCCGCCGAGCGCGAGCAGGGCATCACCATCGACGTCGCCTACCGCTTCTTCGCGACCGATCGGCGCAAGTTCATCGTCGCTGACACGCCCGGCCACGAACAATATACCCGCAACATGGTCACCGGCGCCTCGACCGCCGACCTCGCCGTCATCCTGGTCGATGCCCGCAAGGGGGTGCTGACCCAGACGCGTCGCCACGGCTTCCTCGCCCACCTGCTCGGCATCCGCCACATCGTGCTGGCGGTGAACAAGATGGACCTGATCGGCTGGGACCAATCTGCCTACGATGCAATCGTCGCCGATTTCGCCGCGTTCGGCACCTCGATCGGGATGGGGCAGGCGGTCGCGATCCCGATTTCGGGGCTGGGCGGCGACAATATCGCGTCGCGGTCCGCGAACACACCGTGGCATGATGGGCCGACTTTGCTCGACCACCTCGAAACCGTGTCGATCGACAGCGACGACGCCTCGCCCGCGGCGTTCGCGATGCCGGTGCAGTGGGTCAATCGCCCCAATCTGGACTTCCGCGGTTTCGCCGGCACCGTCGCCGGGGGCAGCGTCCGCCCCGGCGACCGCGTGCGGATCGTGCCCTCGGGCCGCACCAGCCATGTCGCGCGCATCGTCACGCAGGGCGGCGATCTCGACGTCGCGGTGGCGGGGCAGGCCGTGACGCTGACCCTGACGGACGAGGTCGATTGCTCGCGCGGCGACGTCATCGCCGCCGCGGACGACCCGCCCGTGGTCGCCGACCAGTTCGCCGCGACCATCGTCTGGATGGACGAAACCCCGCTGCTGCCGGGTCGCGGGTACTGGCTGAAATCGGGCGCGACCACGGTCAGCGCCAGCGTCCGCGCGCCCGAATATGCGATCGACGTCAACACGCTCCAGCATCTGTCGGTCAAGACGCTCGGCCTGAACGACATCGGCGTCGCCGACGTTCAGGCCGATCGCCCGATCCCCTTCGCGCCCTATGCCGACAGCCGCGTGCTCGGCGGGTTCATCCTGATCGACAAGCTGACCAACGCAACCGTCGCTGCGGGCATGATCGAGCATGCGCTGCGCCGCAGCCAGAACGTCCACTGGCAGGCGATCGAGATCACGCGCGAGGCACATGCCGCGCAGAAGGGGCAGGCGCCGAAGCTGCTCTGGTTCACCGGCCTGTCGGGCTCGGGCAAGTCCACCATCGCCAATCTGGTCGAAAAGAAGTTGCACGCGCTCGGCCGACACAGCTTCCTGCTCGACGGCGACAACGTCCGCCACGGATTGAACCGCGACCTGGGCTTCAGCGACGCCGACCGGATCGAGAATATCCGCCGAGTGGGGGAGGTCGCGCGGCTGATGACCGACGCCGGGCTGATCGTGCTCACCGCCTTCATCTCGCCGTTCCGCGCCGAACGCGAGCTGGTGCGGGCGATGCTGCCGGAGGGCGAATTCGTCGAGGTGTTCATCGACACGCCGCTCGCCGTGGCCGAGGCACGCGACGAAAAGGGGCTCTACGCCAAGGCCCGCAGCGGTGAGATCGCGAACTTCACCGGCATCTCCAGCCCCTATGAGCCCCCCGAACACCCCGACATCCGCATCGACACCCAGCGCATGTCGGCGGAGGATGCCGCCGAGCTGATCGTCGACCGCATCGTCGGCATGTGGATGCCCGTCATATGA
- the cysD gene encoding sulfate adenylyltransferase subunit CysD, protein MSRPTHLDALEAESIHILREVVAEAERPVMLYSIGKDSAVMLHLARKAFFPAPPPFPLLHVDTTWKFRAMYELRARAAAAAGMELLVHRNPDAEARGINPFDHGALHTDLWKTEGLKQALDLHGFDAAFGGARRDEEKSRAKERVFSFRSATHRWDPKAQRPELWQLYNARKAKGESIRVFPLSNWTELDIWQYILREGIEIVPLYFAAPRPTVERDGMILMVDDDRFRLAPGEVPVHRSIRFRTLGCYPLTGAVESEATTLGAVIQEMLLATTSERQGRAIDHDQSASMEKKKAEGYF, encoded by the coding sequence ATGTCCCGCCCGACCCACCTCGACGCGCTCGAAGCCGAATCGATCCACATCCTGCGCGAAGTGGTGGCAGAGGCCGAGCGCCCGGTGATGCTCTATTCAATCGGCAAGGATTCGGCGGTCATGCTGCATCTGGCGCGCAAGGCGTTCTTCCCCGCGCCGCCGCCGTTCCCGCTGCTCCACGTCGACACCACTTGGAAATTCCGCGCGATGTACGAGCTGCGCGCCCGCGCCGCAGCGGCGGCGGGGATGGAGCTGCTCGTCCACCGCAACCCGGACGCGGAGGCGCGCGGGATCAATCCGTTCGATCACGGCGCGCTCCACACCGACCTCTGGAAGACCGAGGGGCTGAAGCAGGCGCTCGACCTCCACGGCTTCGATGCGGCGTTCGGCGGCGCGCGCCGCGACGAGGAGAAGAGCCGCGCCAAGGAACGCGTGTTCAGTTTCCGCTCGGCCACCCACCGCTGGGATCCCAAGGCGCAGCGCCCCGAGCTGTGGCAGCTCTACAACGCCCGCAAGGCGAAGGGAGAGAGCATCCGCGTCTTCCCCTTGAGCAACTGGACCGAGCTCGACATCTGGCAGTACATTCTGCGCGAGGGGATCGAGATCGTGCCCCTCTATTTCGCCGCCCCGCGCCCGACGGTCGAGCGCGACGGCATGATCCTGATGGTCGACGACGACCGCTTCCGCCTCGCCCCGGGCGAAGTCCCGGTCCATCGCTCGATCCGCTTCCGCACGCTCGGCTGCTACCCGCTGACCGGTGCGGTCGAGAGCGAGGCGACGACGCTCGGCGCCGTGATCCAGGAAATGCTGCTCGCCACCACCAGCGAGCGCCAGGGCCGCGCTATCGACCACGACCAGTCGGCCAGCATGGAGAAGAAGAAGGCGGAGGGCTATTTCTGA